A single genomic interval of Equus quagga isolate Etosha38 chromosome 19, UCLA_HA_Equagga_1.0, whole genome shotgun sequence harbors:
- the MGAT3 gene encoding beta-1,4-mannosyl-glycoprotein 4-beta-N-acetylglucosaminyltransferase: MKMRRYKLFLMFCMAGLCLISFLHFFKTLSYVTFPRELASLSPNLVSSFFWNNAPVTPQASPEPGSPDLLRTPLYSHSPLLQPLPPSKATEELHRMYFVLPEDTTEYFVRTKAGGVCFKPGTKMLEKPPLGRPEEKAEGGDGGSSARGPARHLLSARERAGGRGGARRKWVECVCLPGWHGPSCGVPTVVQHSNLPTKERLVPREVPRRVINAININHEFDLLDVRFHELGDVVDAFVVCESNFTAYGEPRPLKFREMLTNGTFEYIRHKVLYVFLDHFPLGGRQDGWIADDYLRTFLTQDGVSRLRNLRPDDVFIIDDADEIPARDGVLFLKLYDGWTEPFAFHMRKSLYGFFWKQPGTLEVVSGCTVDMLQTVYGLDGIRLRRRQYYTMPNFRQYENRTGHILVQWSLGSPLHFAGWHCSWCFTPEGIYFKLVSAQNGDFPRWGDYEDKRDLNYIRGLIRTGGWFDGTQQEYPPADPSEHMYAPKYLLKNYDQFRYLLDNPYQKPKSAEEAGQRNKGPEGRPSARGKLDTVEG, from the coding sequence ATGAAGATGAGACGCTATAAGCTGTTCCTCATGTTCTGTATGGCCGGCCTGTGCCTCATCTCCTTCCTGCACTTCTTTAAGACCCTGTCCTATGTCACCTTCCCCCGAGAACTGGCCTCCCTCAGCCCGAACCTCGTGTCCAGCTTCTTCTGGAACAATGCCCCCGTCACGCCCCAGGCCAGCCCGGAGCCGGGTAGCCCGGACCTGCTGCGGACCCCACTCTATTCCCACTCGCCCCTGCTCCAGCCGCTGCCGCCAAGCAAGGCCACGGAGGAGCTCCACCGCATGTACTTCGTGCTGCCCGAGGACACCACCGAGTATTTCGTCCGCACCAAAGCCGGGGGCGTCTGCTTCAAACCAGGTACCAAGATGCTGGAGAAGCCCCCCCTGGGGCGGCCAGAGGAGAAGGCGGAGGGGGGCGACGGGGGCTCCTCGGCCCGGGGCCCGGCCCGGCACCTGCTGAGCGCCCGGGAGCGCGCGGGCGGCCGCGGGGGCGCGCGGCGCAAGTGGGTGGAGTGCGTGTGCCTGCCGGGCTGGCACGGGCCGAGCTGCGGCGTGCCCACCGTGGTGCAGCACTCCAACCTGCCCACCAAGGAGCGCCTGGTGCCCCGGGAGGTGCCGCGGCGCGTCATCAACGCCATCAACATCAACCACGAGTTCGACCTGCTGGACGTGCGCTTCCACGAGCTGGGCGACGTGGTGGACGCCTTCGTGGTGTGCGAGTCCAACTTCACGGCCTACGGGGAGCCGCGGCCGCTCAAGTTCCGGGAGATGCTGACCAACGGCACCTTCGAGTACATCCGGCACAAGGTGCTGTACGTCTTCCTGGACCACTTCCCGCTGGGCGGGCGGCAGGACGGCTGGATCGCCGACGACTACCTGCGCACCTTCCTGACGCAGGACGGCGTGTCCCGGCTGCGCAACCTGCGGCCCGACGACGTCTTCATCATCGACGACGCCGACGAGATCCCCGCGCGCGACGGCGTGCTCTTCCTCAAGCTCTACGACGGCTGGACCGAGCCCTTCGCCTTCCACATGCGCAAGTCGCTGTACGGCTTCTTCTGGAAGCAGCCGGGCACCCTGGAGGTGGTGTCGGGCTGCACGGTGGACATGCTGCAGACGGTGTACGGGCTGGACGGCATCCGCCTGCGCCGCCGCCAGTACTACACCATGCCCAACTTCCGGCAGTACGAGAACCGCACCGGCCACATCCTGGTGCAGTGGTCGCTCGGCAGCCCCCTGCACTTCGCCGGCTGGCACTGCTCCTGGTGCTTCACGCCCGAGGGCATCTACTTCAAGCTCGTGTCCGCCCAGAACGGCGACTTCCCCCGCTGGGGAGACTATGAGGACAAGCGGGACCTCAACTACATCCGGGGTCTGATCCGCACCGGGGGCTGGTTTGACGGCACGCAGCAGGAGTACCCCCCCGCCGACCCCAGCGAGCACATGTACGCCCCTAAGTACCTGCTCAAGAACTACGACCAGTTCCGCTACCTGCTGGACAACCCCTACCAGAAGCCCAAGAGCGCGGAGGAGGCTGGGCAGCGCAACAAGGGTCCCGAGGGAAGGCCATCTGCTAGGGGCAAATTGGACACGGTCGAAGGCTAA